The Streptomyces sp. NBC_00510 genomic interval CCGAGTACTCCTTCGAGACGCTGTCGCGGCGCTTCCAGGAGATGGCCTTCCTCAACAAGGGCCTGACCATCTCGCTGACCGACGAGCGTCCCGAGCACGCGGACGTGGAGAACGAGGGTCAGCCGCGCTCGGTCGCGTACCACTACGAGGGCGGCATCGTCGACTTCGTGAAGTACCTGAACTCGCGCAAGGGCGAGCCGGTCCACCCGTCGGTGATCGACATCGACGCGGAGGACAAGGAGCGGCTGCTCTCCGTCGAGGTCGCGATGCAGTGGAACACCCAGTACAGCGAGGGTGTCTACAGCTTCGCCAACACCATCCACACCCACGAGGGCGGCACCCACGAGGAAGGCTTCCGCGCCGCGTTGACCACGCTGGTCAACAAGTACGCGCGCGAGAAGAAGCTGCTCCGCGAGAAGGACGACAACCTCACCGGTGAGGACATCCGCGAGGGTCTGACCGCGATCATCTCGGTCAAGCTGGGCGAGCCGCAGTTCGAGGGCCAGACGAAGACCAAGCTCGGCAACACCGAGGCGAAGACCTTCGTCCAGAAGGTCGTGCACGAGCACCTGACGGACTGGCTGGACCGCAACCCCAACGAGGCCTCGGACATCATCCGCAAGTCCATCCAGGCGGCCACCGCCCGGGTGGCGGCCCGCAAGGCGCGCGACCTGACGCGTCGCAAGGGACTGCTGGAGACGGCGTCGCTGCCGGGCAAGCTGAGCGACTGCCAGTCCAACGACCCCGCCAAGTGCGAGATCTTCATCGTCGAGGGTGACTCCGCCGGCGGCTCGGCCAAGTCCGGCCGCAACCCGCAGTACCAGGCGATCCTTCCGATCCGCGGCAAGATCCTGAACGTGGAGAAGGCGCGGATCGACAAGATCCTGCAGAACACCGAGATCCAGGCGCTGATCTCGGCCTTCGGCACCGGTGTGCACGAGGACTTCGACATCTCGAAGCTGCGCTATCACAAGATCATCCTGATGGCGGACGCCGACGTGGACGGCCAGCACATCAACACCCTGCTGCTGACCTTCCTCTTCCGCTTCATGCGGCCGCTGGTCGAGGCAGGCCACGTGTACCTCTCCCGTCCCCCGCTCTACAAGATCAAGTGGGGTCGGGACGACTTCGAGTACGCGTACTCCGACTCCGAGCGCGACGCCCTGATCGAGCTGGGCCGGCAGAACGGCAAGCGTGTGCGCGAGGACTCGATCCAGCGCTTCAAGGGCCTCGGCGAGATGAACGCCGAGGAACTGCGGGTCACCACGATGGACGTCGACCACCGCGTGCTCGGCCAGGTCACCCTGGACGACGCGGCCCTCGCCGACGACCTGTTCTCGGTGCTGATGGGCGAGGACGTCGAGGCCCGGCGCTCCTTCATCCAGCGCAACGCCAAGGATGTCCGCTTCCTCGACATCTGAGTCGGCCCCCATCAGCCGCCGCCCGAAAGGACTTTGACCAGCAATGGCCGACGAGAACACCCCTGTCACGCCCGGCACCCCGCAGGACGCCGCGGGCGCCGCCGAGGCGGACACCACGACGCGGATCGAGGCCGTGGGCCTCGAGACGGAGATGCAGCGCAGTTACCTCGACTACGCGATGTCCGTCATCGTGTCCCGCGCGCTGCCCGACGTCCGGGACGGCCTCAAGCCCGTCCACCGCCGCGTGCTGTACGCGATGTACGACGGCGGCTACCGCCCGGAGCGCGGCTTCTACAAGTGCGCCCGTGTCGTCGGTGACGTCATGGGTACCTACCACCCGCACGGCGACTCCTCGATCTACGACGCGCTGGTGCGCCTGGCCCAGCCGTGGTCGATGCGCATGCCGCTGGTCGACAGCAACGGCAACTTCGGTTCCCCGGGCAACGACCCGGCCGCCGCCATGCGGTACACCGAGTGCAAGATGGCGCCGCTGTCCATGGAGATGGTCCGGGACATCGACGAGGACACCGTCGACTTCCAGGACAACTACGACGGACGCAACCAGGAGCCGACGGTCCTGCCGTCGCGCTTCCCCAACCTGCTGATCAACGGCTCCGCCGGCATCGCGGTCGGCATGGCGACCAACATCCCGCCGCACAACCTGCGCGAGGTCGCCGAGGGCGCCCAGTGGTACCTGGCCAACCCGGAGGCGTCCAACGAGGAGCTGCTCGAAGCCCTCATCGAGCGCATCAAGGGCCCCGACTTCCCGACCGGCGCCCTGGTGGTGGGCCGCAAGGGCATCGAGGAGGCGTACCGCACCGGCCGCGGCTCCATCACGATGCGCGCGGTCGTCGAGGTCGAGGAGATCCAGGGCCGGCAGTGCCTGGTCGTCACCGAGCTGCCGTACCAGGTCAACCCGGACAACCTGGCGCAGAAGATCGCCGACCTGGTGAAGGACGGCCGGGTCGGCGGCATCGCCGACGTGCGCGACGAGACCTCCTCGCGCACCGGACAGCGCCTGGTGATCGTGCTCAAGCGCGACGCCGTCGCCAAGGTCGTGCTGAACAACCTGTACAAGCACACCGACCTGCAGACGAACTTCGGCGCCAACATGCTGGCGCTGGTGGACGGCGTGCCGCGCACGCTCTCGCTGGACCAGTTCATCAAGCAGTGGGTGACCCACCAGATCGAGGTCATCGTCCGCCGGACGCGGTTCCGGCTGCGCAAGGCCGAGGAGCGCGCCCACATCCTGCGCGGTCTGCTGAAGGCCCTGGACGCGATCGACGAGGTCATCGCCCTGATCCGGCGCAGCGCGACCGTGGACGTGGCGCGTGAAGGCCTGATGGGCCTGCTGGAGATCGACGAGATCCAGGCCAACGCGATCCTGGAGATGCAGCTGCGCCGCCTGGCGGCCCTGGAGCGGCAGAAGATCGTCCAGGAGCACGACGAGCTCCAGGCGAAGATCAACGAGTACAACCGCATCCTGGCCTCGCCCGAGCTGCAGCGCGGCATCATCAGCACGGAGCTGACGGCGATCGTCGAGAAGTTCGGCGACGACCGGCGTTCGGCCCTGGTGCCCTTCGACGGTGACATGTCCATCGAGGACCTGATCGCCGAGGAGGACATCGTCGTCACGATCACCCGTGGCGGCTACGTCAAGCGCACCAAGACGGACGACTACCGCTCGCAGAAGCGTGGCGGCAAGGGCGTGCGCGGCACGAAGCTGCGGGAAGACGACATCGTCGACCACTTCTTCGTCACCACCACGCACCACTGGCTGCTGTTCTTCACCAACAAGGGCCGGGTCTACCGCGCCAAGGCGTACGAGCTGCCGGACGCCGGCCGCGACGCCCGCGGGCAGCACGTGGCGAACCTGCTGGCCTTCCAGCCGGACGAGCAGATCGCCCAGGTGCTGGCCATCCGCGACTACAACGCGGCGCCCTACCTGGTGCTCGCCACCCGGTCGGGCCTGGTGAAGAAGACATCGCTGAAGGACTACGACTCCCCCCGCTCGGGCGGTGTCATCGCGATCAACCTGCGGGAGACCGAGGACGGCAGCGAGGACCTGCTGATCGGTGCCGAGCTGGTCGGCCCGGCCGATGACCTGCTGCTGGTCAGCCGCAAGGCGCAGTCCATCCGGTTCACCGCGACGGACGAGTCGCTGCGGCCGATGGGCCGTGCGACCTCGGGCGTGAAGGGCATGAGCTTCCGCGAAGGGGACGAACTGCTCTCGATGAATGTCGTGCGACCGGGTACGTTCGTCTTCACCGCCACCGATGGCGGGTACGCCAAGCGCACCAGTGTGGACGAGTACCGGGTCCAGGGGCGCGGCGGACTCGGCATCAAGGCGGCCAAGATCGTCGAGGACCGGGGTTCCCTGGTCGGGGCGCTGGTGGTGGAGGAGACCGACGAGATCCTCGCCATCACCCTCGGCGGCGGTGTGATCCGCACCCGTGTCAACGAGATCAGGGAAACCGGGCGTGACACCATGGGCGTCCAACTGATCAACCTCGGTAAAAAGGATGCAGTCGTGGGCGTCGCCCGCAATGCCGAGGCGGGGGCGGAGGCCGAAGAGGTCGTCGCCGCCGAAGAGGCCGAGGGCGAGCAGCCCGTGGCCGCCGAGTCGGAGGAGTAAGAAGCCGTGAGTGGAGCCGAGGGCGCCGCGGGTGGGACGGGCGCGGACGGAGGGCAGCCGATGCCGGCTGCCGTTCCGGACGCGATCGGCGGTGCCCCTGGCCCACGTACGGACAACGGCCCGCACCAGGGGGGAATCACCGTGACCGACACCCGTCCAGCGCAGCACCAGCACGCTGTGCACCAGCAGACCTACGGCGGTGGGCCCGGTGGCCCGGTCGCCGAGCAGCCGCAGCAGGCGCCGCAGCCGACCCAGGACCCGCACCAGCCGCCCCAGGCGTACGCGCCCCCGGCCGGCCCCCCCGCGACCGCGGGCGTCCGCCAGCCGCGTCCGGCGGCCCGTACCGTCCCGCGCACGCGCAAGGCGCGGCTGCGGGTGGCGAAGGCCGACCCGTGGTCGGTGATGAAGGTCAGCTTCCTGCTCTCCATCGCGCTGGGCATCTGCACGGTCATCGCGGTCGCGGTGCTGTGGATGGTGATGGACGCCATCGGCGTCTTCACCACGGTCGGCGGCACGCTCAGCGAGGCCACGTCGTCCGGCTCGGACGGCGGGTTCGACCTGGTGTCGTTCCTGTCGCTGTCGCGCGTGCTGACCTTCACGGCGGTCATCGCGGTCATCGACGTCGTGCTGGCCACGGCGCTGGCGACGCTCGGCGCCTTCATCTACAACATGTCGGCCGGCATGGTGGGCGGAATCGAGCTGACGCTGGCGGAGGACGAGTAACCGATTTTGGGCCACGGCCCCGGGTGCGCTAATCTTTCAACGCAGCGCGGGGCTATAGCTCAGACGGTTAGAGCGCTTCCCTGATAAGGAAGAGGCCACAGGTTCAAGTCCTGTTAGCCCCACCGCGTGAACGGCCCGTACGGATCATCCGTACGGGCCGTTTCCTTGTCCGCGTCCGCGGAGTTGGTTCCGGTGGCAGGTCACCGTTCGATATCGACCGGTGTGTATAGTCGGGCCCGTCGGAAGACCCCCAACGCAAGAAGGACGAGGTCGCGCGGTGAAGAAGTTTCTCCTGGTCGCACTGGCCGCCATCGGCGGTCTCCTCGTGTACCGCCAGATCCAGGCGGACCGCGCCGAGCAGGACCTGTGGACGGAGGCCACGGACTCCGTTCCGGCGGGTTCCGGCGCGAGCGTCTGAGACGGCACAGCCCGGACGAAGGATTCCCGAGGCCCCGATCACGATGTGGTCGGGGCCCCGTCATGTCCGCCCGTGGTCGCCCGGGCCGTTGTTGCCCGACCGTGACGTGATCCGCTTGTATTTGCTGTCGCAAATCAATAGCTTCGCTGAGGCCGACGATGTGCGAGGGGGAACAGCACATGCGACGAGGGAAGGCGCTGCCGCGCGGGCCCGTGGGGCCGCTGCGGGCGGCCGCGTGCGGGCTGCTGGTGCTGGGCGCCCTGCTGGGCCCGGCCGGGGCGGCCCAGGCCCAGGACCAGGCCGTGGACGACGGCGACGGGCTGGTCATGGTGCTGGACTCCTCCGGCTCCATGGCGGGCGCCCGCATGACGGCGGCCAGGAAGGCCGTCGGCGCCGTCGTGGACGCGCTGCCGGACGGCTACCCGACGGGACTGCGGGTTTACGGCGCGGGCAAGGAGCACGGCTGCGACGACACCCGTCTGCTGGAGCCCGTGCGGCCGCTGGACCGGGACGCCCTGAAGCAGGCCGTGGCCGGGGTGCGGCCCCAGGGGGACACCCCCATCGGGCTGTCGCTGGAGAAGGCGGCCGCCGACCTGCCCGAGGACGGGCGGCGCACGATCGTGCTGGTCTCCGACGGCGAGGACACCTGCGGGGCACCCGAGCCCTGCGAGGTGGCGGCACGGCTGGCCGGGCAGGGCGTGGACCTGCGGATCGACACCATCGGCTTCCAGGTGCGCGGCGGTGCCCGCGAGCAGTTGGAGTGCATCGCCGAGGCGGGTCACGGCAGCTACTGGGACGCCCCCGACGCCGCCTCGCTCGTACGGCAGCTGACGCGGGCCTCCCGGTTGAGCGCTGACGCGTACCGCCTCCAGGGCCGGCGGGTGGACGGAGGGACGAGCGCCACCGGTGCGCCCGGGCTGTCCCCCGGCCAGTACGTCGACGACATCGGGCCCGGCGAGACCCGCTGGTACGCGATGACGCTGGACGCGGCCTCCACGGCGGACCTCGCGGTGACCGCGGTGCCGCGGCCGGGGGTGAAGGCCGCGTACGGGGACGGTGTCGAGCTGCGGCTGGCGGGCACCGGCAGGTACCCCCTCACCTGCGGCTCGGACACCGCGCACTTCGGGCAGGACGAGGGCGCGATGGTGGTCGGCGGCGCCGTCAGCCGGATTCCCGGCGACGACCGGGACGGCGCCTGCGACAGGGCGGGGCGCTACGTGCTCTCCGTGCACCGCACCAGCGCCGCCGGCTCCGACCGCGCCCGCTGGCCCATGGAACTGCGGTACGGCTCCGAGCGGCCGTTCCCGGCGGGCGCCACCCCGGCACCGGCCGCGACCCGCTACGGGGACCCGCCGGCGGCTCTGACGGGCGCACCGCGGGACGTCGAGGGCGGCACGGGGTTCAACGACGCGCGCCGGGTCGGCAGGGGCATCTGGCGGGACACGCTGCTGCCCGGTCAGACGCGCTTCTACAAGGTGCGGGTCGGCTGGGGACAGCGACTGACGTACACCGCCGACTTCGCCAACGAACCGCTCCTGGAGGGTGGTTCCACGGCCTCGTCCTTCGTGGCGACGGCCGCGTACGGGCCGGGACGGCAGCCGCTGGGCGACGACTCCGGGGCCTCGCAACGCCGCGGCTACTACGGGCGCCCGCTGTCCGTGGGGCTCGGCACGGTACCCGTGACCTGGACCAACCGCTGGGTCGTCAGTGGCGGCGCCCGGGGCGCCCGCACGGCGGGAGAGCACTACGTCGCGGTCTCGCTCGGGCCGGGCGCGGCGGGGCTGGCGCGGAACACGGCGGTGGGGGTCGTCCTGCGCGTGGACGTGACCGGGACGGAACTGGCCGGACCGGAGTACGACGCGCCCGCGCGCGGCGGCGGTTCGGCCGCCGGCCGGGACGGCGGGGAACGGGCGGCGGCCGTGGACACCACGGCGGCCGCAGCCCCCGCGGACGGCGGAGGCTTCATGACGGCGGGCGACGCGGTGGCGGCGGCCGCGGGCGGCGCGGTGGCGCTCGTTGGGGTCGGGACGGTGGCCCTGCTGGGCCGCAGGCGGAGGGACGGGGCATGATCCGCAGAGCACTCACATCGGTGGCGGCGGCGCTCGCGCTGCTGGCGGGACCGGCGGGAGCGGCGTACGCCGACCCGGCCGTCCCCTCCTGGCAGCCGCAGGGCGAGGAGGTGCGGGGCCGGGCGAGCACCGCGGACGCCCCGCAGCTCAAGCCCGGAGTCCTGTACCGGGACAGTCTGGCGGCGGACGAGGGCGGCAAGAACTACGCCCTCGACCTGGACGCGGTGCGCTCGGCCTACCTCGCGGTCTTCGCGCTGCCCCGCCCGGGCTCCGAGGTGGCGTACGGGGACGGCATCGAGCTGACGCTGACGAGCACCGACGGCACCCGCTGCGACAGCGACCGCCGGACGTTCTCCGCAGACGGGGCGGCACGGCCCATCGGCACCTGGGTCAAGCGGACCATCGGCAAGGACGGGCCGTGCCAGGAGGCGCACGCGTACGTCCTGGAGGTGACCCGCACCTCGCAGGGCACCTCGGACGCCGCGCCCTGGCCGCTGCAGATCCGGTTCACCCACGAGCCGGGGCTCACCGGCGGCGCCACGCCCGGCCCCGCCCTCAGCCCGGGCACGCAGACGCCGGTGCCCGCGAGCGGCACCGCCCGCGGGGCCACCGGCGGCGCGGACTTCGCCCATGCCGGGACGCTGGGCACCGGGGTCTGGAAGGACGAGGTGCTGCCCGGGCAGACGCGCTTCTACCGGGTGCCGGTCGGCTGGGGACAACAGGCCTGGGCCGCGGCGGACTTCGCCAACGCGGACGTGACGAAGCCGGGCGGCTACAGCGGCTCCGGTGTGCGCGTGGAGGTCTACAACCCGCGCTGGGCCTTCATCGGCGGCGACACGGCCTCCTACTCGGGCGAGCAGACCTCCGTCACCGCCACGACCGGGAAGGTCGCCTACGCCAACCGCTACGAGAGCGGTAACGCCGTGTCGGCAGCCCGCTTCGACGGCTCCTACTACCTGGCGGTGTCGGTGCACCCGGAGGTCGCGGGCTTCGTCGACGGCGCCGTCCCGGTCACGCTGCGGATCAACGTCGAGGGCGCCGCGCAAGCGGGGCCGTCGTACGACGGTGACCCCGGCGAGGACCTGGGCCTCCCCGGGGAGCCCGGCTCCGGGAACCCACTGCTGCGCGCCCTCGGCTTCGCGGGCCTGGGCGCCGGCACCGTGCTGCTGCTGTCGCTCGCGGTCTGGACGGTGGCTGCGCGGCGCGCGCCGGCCGCGGTCTCAGGAGGACGCTGACAGGGCCCAGAAGCCGAAGGCGAGGCAAAGGGCCGCGACGAGCAGCATCGGCACGACGACCTTGGCGGGAGGGCCGGGCCGGCGCATCGGCGACGGTGCGCCGGCCCGGGCGGCCGGCACGGCCGGTGCGATCAGCGGGGGCGGCGGCGGAGCGACGGAGGCGGCCACCGGGGCACCGGCACCCGCCACGGTGGCCGTGTACGGACGCGTGGGCGCCGGGGTGACCGGCCCCTGCGTCGGCGGTGTGGGCGGCGTCGGTGCCGTCGCGGCGGGCCGCGGGGCGGGTGCGGGCGGCGGCAGCCGGAAGCTCCCGGTCTCCTCCACGGACGGCGCCGCGTCCACCGGTCCGTCGGGGGAGAAGCCGGCGGGCAGCGGCCCGATCTGGTCGAAGACCTCGACGGCCTCCTCGTCCGGCTCAGGGTCCGGCAGCAGCTCCACCGCCGCCGCCAGGGCCTTGCGGGCGCCCGCGGCGGTGCG includes:
- the gyrB gene encoding DNA topoisomerase (ATP-hydrolyzing) subunit B — its product is MLCQKGRFVADSGNPNEINTSAADGSAAPATGGAYDASAITVLEGLDAVRKRPGMYIGSTGERGLHHLVYEVVDNSVDEALAGHADTINVTILPDGGVRVVDNGRGIPVDIVPSEGKPAVEVVLTVLHAGGKFGGGGYAVSGGLHGVGVSVVNALSNKVAVEVKREGFRWTQDYKLGVPTAPLQKNEPVAETGTIVTFWADGDIFETTEYSFETLSRRFQEMAFLNKGLTISLTDERPEHADVENEGQPRSVAYHYEGGIVDFVKYLNSRKGEPVHPSVIDIDAEDKERLLSVEVAMQWNTQYSEGVYSFANTIHTHEGGTHEEGFRAALTTLVNKYAREKKLLREKDDNLTGEDIREGLTAIISVKLGEPQFEGQTKTKLGNTEAKTFVQKVVHEHLTDWLDRNPNEASDIIRKSIQAATARVAARKARDLTRRKGLLETASLPGKLSDCQSNDPAKCEIFIVEGDSAGGSAKSGRNPQYQAILPIRGKILNVEKARIDKILQNTEIQALISAFGTGVHEDFDISKLRYHKIILMADADVDGQHINTLLLTFLFRFMRPLVEAGHVYLSRPPLYKIKWGRDDFEYAYSDSERDALIELGRQNGKRVREDSIQRFKGLGEMNAEELRVTTMDVDHRVLGQVTLDDAALADDLFSVLMGEDVEARRSFIQRNAKDVRFLDI
- a CDS encoding DUF3566 domain-containing protein; amino-acid sequence: MSGAEGAAGGTGADGGQPMPAAVPDAIGGAPGPRTDNGPHQGGITVTDTRPAQHQHAVHQQTYGGGPGGPVAEQPQQAPQPTQDPHQPPQAYAPPAGPPATAGVRQPRPAARTVPRTRKARLRVAKADPWSVMKVSFLLSIALGICTVIAVAVLWMVMDAIGVFTTVGGTLSEATSSGSDGGFDLVSFLSLSRVLTFTAVIAVIDVVLATALATLGAFIYNMSAGMVGGIELTLAEDE
- a CDS encoding VWA domain-containing protein encodes the protein MRRGKALPRGPVGPLRAAACGLLVLGALLGPAGAAQAQDQAVDDGDGLVMVLDSSGSMAGARMTAARKAVGAVVDALPDGYPTGLRVYGAGKEHGCDDTRLLEPVRPLDRDALKQAVAGVRPQGDTPIGLSLEKAAADLPEDGRRTIVLVSDGEDTCGAPEPCEVAARLAGQGVDLRIDTIGFQVRGGAREQLECIAEAGHGSYWDAPDAASLVRQLTRASRLSADAYRLQGRRVDGGTSATGAPGLSPGQYVDDIGPGETRWYAMTLDAASTADLAVTAVPRPGVKAAYGDGVELRLAGTGRYPLTCGSDTAHFGQDEGAMVVGGAVSRIPGDDRDGACDRAGRYVLSVHRTSAAGSDRARWPMELRYGSERPFPAGATPAPAATRYGDPPAALTGAPRDVEGGTGFNDARRVGRGIWRDTLLPGQTRFYKVRVGWGQRLTYTADFANEPLLEGGSTASSFVATAAYGPGRQPLGDDSGASQRRGYYGRPLSVGLGTVPVTWTNRWVVSGGARGARTAGEHYVAVSLGPGAAGLARNTAVGVVLRVDVTGTELAGPEYDAPARGGGSAAGRDGGERAAAVDTTAAAAPADGGGFMTAGDAVAAAAGGAVALVGVGTVALLGRRRRDGA
- the gyrA gene encoding DNA gyrase subunit A encodes the protein MADENTPVTPGTPQDAAGAAEADTTTRIEAVGLETEMQRSYLDYAMSVIVSRALPDVRDGLKPVHRRVLYAMYDGGYRPERGFYKCARVVGDVMGTYHPHGDSSIYDALVRLAQPWSMRMPLVDSNGNFGSPGNDPAAAMRYTECKMAPLSMEMVRDIDEDTVDFQDNYDGRNQEPTVLPSRFPNLLINGSAGIAVGMATNIPPHNLREVAEGAQWYLANPEASNEELLEALIERIKGPDFPTGALVVGRKGIEEAYRTGRGSITMRAVVEVEEIQGRQCLVVTELPYQVNPDNLAQKIADLVKDGRVGGIADVRDETSSRTGQRLVIVLKRDAVAKVVLNNLYKHTDLQTNFGANMLALVDGVPRTLSLDQFIKQWVTHQIEVIVRRTRFRLRKAEERAHILRGLLKALDAIDEVIALIRRSATVDVAREGLMGLLEIDEIQANAILEMQLRRLAALERQKIVQEHDELQAKINEYNRILASPELQRGIISTELTAIVEKFGDDRRSALVPFDGDMSIEDLIAEEDIVVTITRGGYVKRTKTDDYRSQKRGGKGVRGTKLREDDIVDHFFVTTTHHWLLFFTNKGRVYRAKAYELPDAGRDARGQHVANLLAFQPDEQIAQVLAIRDYNAAPYLVLATRSGLVKKTSLKDYDSPRSGGVIAINLRETEDGSEDLLIGAELVGPADDLLLVSRKAQSIRFTATDESLRPMGRATSGVKGMSFREGDELLSMNVVRPGTFVFTATDGGYAKRTSVDEYRVQGRGGLGIKAAKIVEDRGSLVGALVVEETDEILAITLGGGVIRTRVNEIRETGRDTMGVQLINLGKKDAVVGVARNAEAGAEAEEVVAAEEAEGEQPVAAESEE
- a CDS encoding DLW-39 family protein, with product MKKFLLVALAAIGGLLVYRQIQADRAEQDLWTEATDSVPAGSGASV